The proteins below come from a single Gemmatimonadaceae bacterium genomic window:
- a CDS encoding TonB family protein, with protein MIVSIPRLRNSAWSAAFAACVLAWPAAAAGQQGEIGTGGIAGTVKDSLGNPVVGAIISVGGTATTAETDEEGAFILARAAPGETSLRIRRIGFRPDTVRVTVRAGEQHPVSITLARLAVELEPLIVYGRRNLTGRMAGFYERLSRGLGHFVTREQIERRNPMNMTDIFRMIPGARVESRGLGSQSVRFRGSRQPPLVWLDGTPLYAGEFDLDSVDPRSFEGVEIYSGPASVPAEFLGNRMMSSTGGTIILWTRQGELRPKKKKGEMSAAAMIARMVEARTVFSSTEVDQTAQPDSNDLIRPVYPDSLFDYAVAGKVLVEFVVDAQGDVIMDTFSVVTTTHPAFGEAVRRAVKDQRYRPARRNGNAVQQVVQQPFDFVPDTNSVKRRR; from the coding sequence ATGATCGTTTCGATTCCGCGACTGCGTAACTCAGCCTGGAGTGCGGCGTTCGCCGCCTGTGTTCTGGCGTGGCCCGCTGCGGCCGCAGGCCAGCAGGGCGAGATCGGGACCGGGGGAATTGCCGGGACGGTGAAGGATTCGTTAGGCAACCCGGTGGTCGGGGCGATTATTTCGGTCGGCGGCACCGCGACCACCGCCGAGACCGACGAAGAGGGCGCGTTCATCCTGGCGAGGGCCGCCCCGGGCGAGACGTCGCTGCGCATCCGGCGCATCGGCTTCAGGCCCGACACCGTGCGCGTCACGGTGCGGGCGGGTGAACAGCACCCGGTGTCGATCACCCTGGCGCGCCTGGCCGTGGAACTCGAACCGCTGATCGTCTACGGGCGACGCAACCTCACGGGCCGCATGGCGGGCTTCTACGAGCGTCTCAGTCGCGGTCTCGGACATTTCGTGACGCGCGAACAGATCGAGCGACGCAACCCGATGAACATGACGGACATCTTCCGCATGATCCCCGGTGCCCGTGTCGAGTCTCGCGGATTGGGCTCGCAGTCGGTGCGTTTTCGCGGGTCGCGCCAGCCGCCGCTGGTTTGGCTCGATGGCACGCCGCTCTACGCGGGTGAGTTCGACCTCGACTCGGTGGACCCGCGTTCGTTCGAAGGCGTGGAGATCTACTCGGGCCCGGCGAGCGTGCCGGCGGAGTTTCTCGGCAACCGCATGATGAGCAGCACGGGTGGCACGATCATTCTCTGGACACGCCAGGGTGAACTGCGGCCAAAGAAGAAGAAGGGCGAGATGTCGGCGGCCGCCATGATCGCGCGGATGGTCGAAGCCAGGACCGTGTTCAGCTCGACCGAGGTGGACCAGACCGCGCAACCCGACTCGAACGATCTGATCCGGCCGGTCTACCCCGATTCGCTGTTCGACTACGCGGTGGCGGGGAAGGTGCTCGTCGAGTTCGTGGTGGACGCGCAGGGCGACGTCATCATGGACACGTTCAGCGTGGTGACGACGACGCACCCCGCGTTTGGTGAAGCCGTACGGCGCGCCGTGAAGGATCAGCGCTATCGCCCGGCGCGCCGCAACGGCAACGCCGTGCAGCAGGTCGTGCAACAGCCGTTCGACTTCGTCCCCGACACCAACTCGGTCAAGCGGCGTCGTTAG
- a CDS encoding enoyl-[acyl-carrier-protein] reductase, translating into MLSIDLSGRRALVAGVADDGGFGFAIARSLAEAGASVCVATWPPALNIFLSLLERGKMDESRKLSNGTMLEFERIYPLDAAFDTLADVPADVRDSKRYKDLGDYSLQGLADRLVADFGAPAFDVLVHSLANGPEVKKPLLETSRGGYLAALSVSAYSLVAMLQRLGPIMRPGGSVLSLTYMASERVVPGYGGGMSSAKAALESDTRTLAFEAGRKWGLRVNTISAGPLASRAASAIGIIERMVEYCARNTPIPVPLVPDEVAHTAAFLASPLGTGITGATVYVDKGYHAMGMSVVEGLNAP; encoded by the coding sequence ATGCTCTCCATCGATCTCTCCGGTCGCCGCGCACTCGTGGCAGGCGTGGCCGACGACGGCGGATTCGGATTCGCGATCGCGCGCAGCCTCGCCGAGGCCGGCGCCAGTGTCTGCGTGGCCACGTGGCCGCCGGCGCTGAACATCTTTCTCAGTCTGCTGGAACGCGGAAAGATGGACGAGTCGCGCAAGCTCTCGAACGGCACGATGCTCGAGTTCGAGCGCATTTACCCGCTGGACGCGGCGTTCGACACGCTCGCCGACGTCCCCGCCGACGTGCGCGACAGCAAGCGCTACAAGGACCTCGGCGACTACTCGCTCCAGGGGCTCGCCGATCGCCTCGTGGCGGATTTTGGCGCCCCGGCGTTCGATGTGCTCGTGCATTCGCTCGCCAATGGGCCGGAGGTGAAGAAGCCGCTGCTCGAAACCTCGCGCGGCGGCTACCTCGCCGCCCTCAGCGTGAGCGCGTATTCGCTGGTGGCCATGCTGCAGCGACTCGGCCCGATCATGCGGCCCGGCGGGTCAGTGCTGTCGCTCACCTACATGGCGAGTGAACGCGTCGTCCCGGGCTACGGGGGCGGCATGTCCTCGGCCAAGGCCGCACTCGAAAGTGACACGCGAACCCTCGCCTTCGAAGCCGGCCGCAAATGGGGGCTCCGCGTGAACACCATCAGTGCCGGTCCCCTGGCATCACGCGCGGCCAGTGCCATCGGGATCATCGAGCGCATGGTGGAGTACTGCGCCCGGAACACGCCCATCCCCGTCCCGCTCGTTCCGGACGAAGTCGCGCACACCGCGGCGTTTCTGGCCTCACCCCTGGGGACGGGCATCACCGGCGCCACCGTCTACGTGGACAAGGGGTACCACGCGATGGGCATGTCGGTGGTCGAGGGCCTGAACGCGCCCTGA
- a CDS encoding threonine/serine exporter family protein — MSFSLTSLYETPATLAARSEEGGVRCIQLAARAYAAVDEVPDRIEDGVRELAHSLGFSADCSATGTGIFLTIALGDRNWTEVIRVRPSGPDFQRAVALHRLLVRVRRGELTPDEGADRLQQLLDWRPRTASFPLLTMLSSATLSASAGLLLRAQWEELLLAVIVGALVGGVLALTGPRPHLEPLTPVVLAAIASAAAFGSDAFGLTAVRPVRVLIAGLVILLPGWRLTVAMTELAQGHWTSGAGRFLAAITTLLLLIVGVVAGQQAVQSSDRIVFTFGTVPTWVRVLSPLLAGVALTHLFHARRRDGVMITLMCIVTSLASYGAGKFLGPTASAFVGAFTAMAIGALIARQRHLPYPVLQQPATVLLVPGSIGFLSMGSLVDRNVNVAIQTGFQMLFVALTLALGAMTAQVALRPLLARRNGTR, encoded by the coding sequence ATGTCCTTTTCGCTCACCTCGCTGTACGAGACCCCAGCCACACTTGCCGCGCGGAGTGAGGAGGGGGGGGTCCGCTGCATTCAGCTTGCCGCAAGGGCGTACGCGGCGGTCGACGAGGTACCCGACCGCATCGAGGACGGCGTGCGGGAGCTGGCGCACTCTCTGGGATTCAGTGCGGACTGTTCTGCCACCGGCACCGGAATCTTTCTCACCATTGCGCTGGGTGATCGCAACTGGACGGAGGTCATTCGCGTCCGTCCCTCCGGGCCGGACTTCCAGCGTGCCGTGGCGCTGCACCGTCTCCTCGTGCGAGTGCGCCGCGGCGAGCTCACGCCGGACGAGGGCGCCGACCGCCTGCAGCAGCTGCTCGACTGGCGCCCGCGCACCGCGTCGTTTCCGCTGCTCACGATGCTCTCCAGCGCCACGCTCAGTGCCTCGGCCGGGCTGCTCCTGCGAGCCCAGTGGGAGGAGCTGCTGCTGGCCGTGATCGTCGGGGCATTGGTGGGGGGTGTGCTCGCCCTCACCGGTCCGCGGCCACACCTTGAACCCCTGACGCCCGTGGTCCTGGCGGCCATCGCCTCGGCGGCCGCGTTCGGGTCCGATGCGTTCGGGCTCACGGCGGTGCGACCGGTGCGCGTGCTCATCGCCGGACTGGTGATCCTGCTCCCCGGGTGGCGCCTCACCGTGGCGATGACCGAACTGGCGCAGGGCCACTGGACCTCAGGTGCCGGGCGGTTCCTGGCCGCGATCACGACCTTGCTGTTGCTCATCGTCGGAGTCGTGGCGGGGCAGCAGGCGGTGCAGTCGTCGGACCGCATCGTGTTCACGTTTGGCACCGTCCCCACCTGGGTGCGCGTGCTCTCGCCGCTCCTGGCCGGCGTTGCCCTGACGCACCTGTTCCACGCACGGCGACGTGATGGCGTCATGATCACGCTCATGTGCATCGTGACGTCGCTCGCGTCATATGGTGCCGGCAAGTTCCTCGGCCCCACGGCGAGCGCATTCGTGGGTGCGTTCACGGCCATGGCGATCGGTGCACTGATCGCGCGCCAGCGTCACCTGCCCTACCCCGTGCTGCAGCAGCCTGCCACGGTGCTGCTCGTTCCCGGCAGCATTGGGTTTCTGAGCATGGGTTCGTTGGTGGATCGCAACGTCAACGTGGCGATCCAGACGGGGTTTCAGATGTTGTTCGTGGCGCTTACGCTCGCGCTTGGGGCGATGACCGCGCAGGTGGCGCTGCGGCCCCTGCTTGCGCGACGCAACGGCACGCGCTAG
- a CDS encoding phosphatidylserine/phosphatidylglycerophosphate/cardiolipin synthase family protein yields MRIRVARPHPTLQRGVRILQPRRLHLSQTPSDFDVAVPAIARAQASRTYARGLWRIAAADVSAGNQVALLRNGPAAFDAMAALIEAARVEVSMEQYIFRRDDVGLRFRDALVAAARRGIRVRLLVDWVGRMGTPMSFFAPITEAGGEVRIFQRPGLRPWLGLLPRDHRKLLVVDRTSGITGGIGIGMEWKNGILRQRRSPWRDTAVRIAGPAAVDMATSFDRMWTLAGGTVHLQFGSLRTPNASHLDPYHDPPSLVGIIEGEPARQRVSRALQMQAIGAERSIWLASAYFAPSWSVVEALAGAARDGVDVRVLVPSRYDHPWLRTLISPFIRRLLGSGVRLWEWRGEMMHAKTSVVDGRWVRVGSTDYNLLGVAINYELDAVIEDPTLGQQAEAMFLEDLEQSRELFVRRPHGAKRRADDPPTAVPALQQSGPGDSGPVRQLGPRSDVDRVVPGDARDNPKPSHASRVPKSGE; encoded by the coding sequence ATGAGGATACGGGTTGCGCGTCCACACCCTACTCTACAGCGTGGCGTTCGAATCCTTCAGCCTCGGCGTCTCCACCTGAGCCAGACCCCGTCGGACTTTGACGTTGCCGTACCGGCGATCGCGCGCGCGCAGGCGTCCCGCACCTATGCGCGCGGCCTCTGGCGTATCGCCGCCGCCGACGTGTCGGCGGGGAACCAGGTCGCGCTGCTGCGCAACGGCCCCGCGGCCTTCGACGCCATGGCGGCGCTCATTGAAGCGGCGCGGGTCGAAGTCAGCATGGAGCAGTACATCTTCAGGCGCGACGACGTCGGCCTGAGGTTCCGCGATGCGCTCGTCGCGGCCGCGCGACGCGGGATTCGGGTCCGCTTGCTGGTCGACTGGGTCGGTCGGATGGGCACACCGATGTCGTTCTTTGCGCCGATCACCGAGGCCGGGGGCGAGGTGCGCATCTTCCAGCGACCCGGACTGCGGCCGTGGCTCGGGCTGCTGCCGCGCGATCATCGCAAGCTGCTCGTGGTGGACCGGACGTCGGGCATCACTGGCGGGATCGGCATCGGCATGGAGTGGAAGAACGGCATCCTGCGCCAGCGCCGATCGCCGTGGCGCGATACGGCGGTGCGAATCGCCGGCCCGGCGGCCGTGGACATGGCCACATCGTTCGATCGCATGTGGACGCTCGCGGGCGGCACGGTTCACCTGCAGTTCGGCAGCCTGCGCACGCCAAACGCGTCGCATCTGGATCCGTATCACGATCCTCCCTCGCTGGTGGGCATCATCGAAGGCGAGCCGGCGCGGCAGCGCGTCTCGCGCGCCCTGCAGATGCAGGCGATCGGAGCCGAGCGGTCCATCTGGCTCGCCAGCGCCTACTTCGCGCCGTCATGGAGCGTGGTGGAGGCGCTGGCCGGCGCGGCACGCGATGGCGTTGACGTGCGGGTGCTCGTACCGAGCCGCTACGACCACCCGTGGCTGCGCACGCTCATCTCGCCATTCATCAGGCGCCTGCTCGGCAGCGGCGTGCGGCTGTGGGAGTGGCGTGGCGAGATGATGCACGCGAAGACGAGCGTGGTGGATGGACGCTGGGTGCGGGTCGGATCGACCGACTACAACCTCCTCGGCGTCGCGATCAACTATGAACTCGATGCGGTCATCGAGGACCCTACACTCGGGCAGCAGGCCGAGGCGATGTTTCTCGAAGACCTGGAGCAGTCGCGCGAACTGTTCGTGCGTCGGCCCCACGGGGCCAAACGCCGCGCGGACGACCCACCGACGGCCGTTCCGGCTCTGCAGCAATCAGGGCCCGGTGACTCCGGGCCGGTACGCCAACTCGGGCCACGCAGTGACGTGGACCGAGTCGTGCCGGGCGATGCTCGTGACAACCCCAAACCGTCTCACGCATCGAGAGTCCCAAAATCCGGGGAGTGA
- a CDS encoding glycosyl hydrolase: MPRSYTRFVCLLALLASSATPSRAQRPAARATSLAGPGALDSTWFAGLRWREMGPARGGRSVAAAGSVQRPNEYWMGTTGGGVYKTTDGGQNWAAASDAFFGGTVGAIAVDPQNADIVWVGGGETDIRGNTAGGDGLWKSTDAGKTWSFLGFKYEHISTIRLHPTNKDVAWIGVFGNPFQAGPRGLFKTTDGGKTFNRILYANDSTGVIDIALDPSNPDILYAAMWQAWRAPWAMSSGGIHSGIHKSTDGGATWTNLTRTARGLPTGVIGKIGLAVSPAKPSRVWAIIEHDSGGVYRSDDAGASWSYINRDRKLRQRAWYYSQLTADPKDTNVVYALNVGFYRSRDGGVTFRESINVPHGDNHDLWIAPNDPQRMVEANDGGATVSTNGGRTWTDEEFPTAQWYHVDLTNEYPYTICGAQQDNSTLCGPSRKPGGVQLSDWIESGGGESGYVTPHPTKPWIIFAGSYGGLLTRRDQRTGFTRDISVYPNNPMGESSEDIKIRFQWTFPIVFSRHNPNVLYAGGSRLFRSTNEGASWTMIGPEFSRADKRTMGASGGPITKDQTGVETYALIFAFDESPVRPGVLWVGSDDGLVWISQDNGVTWKNVTPPDIGDFTRVSIIEPSNFDAGTAYIAANRYQQGDKTPIIYKTTDYGRSWKRIVNGIAPDHFLRVVREDPKRRGLLFAGTERGVYLSFDDGEQWQSLRRNLPLVPVHDLRIRDEDVVLATHGRGFWVMDNISAIRQLTPTVTAKSAHLFAPPDAFRTDWGGGFFAQLAALAGGGPGLGANPPSGALVQYYVKEPNQRITLDFLDAAGTVIRSFTSEQDPLTAADSLRMEGQKAAAIDSMVKAGASRDSATKTITARFADPRAAMQNVDMEEFFSRPPRPPRVPNKAGLNTFAWDMRYPDAVRFEGMIMWAAGVTGPVAPPGTFAVRLTTGGESQTQRFRIRKDPRTDATDAQLVEQFRLLLAIRDKTTEANNAVRMARNMRFNVTDRTGRLSAQQQAEFTAIADAMMAEVSASEGEVYQVRNQSSQDPLNYPIKLNNKIAALAGTVGTGEYAPTRQSVAVFNELVTKLDAQTRAMNRAMDTNLPKLNAILRAAGLAELRKSTDEITKEKPPVAM, from the coding sequence ATGCCCCGCTCCTACACACGATTCGTTTGCCTCCTCGCGCTCCTGGCGTCCTCGGCCACGCCATCTAGGGCGCAACGCCCCGCCGCTCGGGCGACCTCCTTGGCCGGCCCGGGCGCACTCGACTCCACCTGGTTTGCCGGCCTGCGCTGGCGCGAAATGGGCCCCGCCCGTGGAGGCCGGTCCGTCGCCGCGGCGGGCTCGGTGCAACGGCCCAATGAGTACTGGATGGGCACCACCGGCGGCGGTGTCTACAAGACGACCGACGGCGGCCAGAACTGGGCCGCGGCGAGCGACGCCTTCTTCGGCGGAACCGTCGGCGCCATCGCCGTCGATCCGCAGAACGCCGACATCGTGTGGGTCGGTGGCGGCGAGACCGACATCCGCGGCAACACGGCCGGCGGTGACGGACTGTGGAAGTCCACCGACGCCGGCAAGACGTGGTCGTTCCTTGGCTTCAAGTACGAACACATCTCCACCATCCGCCTGCACCCGACCAACAAGGACGTCGCGTGGATCGGCGTGTTCGGCAATCCGTTCCAGGCCGGGCCGCGCGGACTCTTCAAGACCACGGACGGCGGCAAGACCTTCAATCGCATCCTCTACGCGAACGACTCCACCGGCGTCATCGACATCGCGCTCGACCCATCGAACCCGGACATCCTGTACGCGGCGATGTGGCAGGCGTGGCGAGCGCCGTGGGCCATGTCGTCCGGCGGCATTCACTCGGGGATCCACAAGTCGACCGACGGCGGTGCGACGTGGACCAACCTCACACGCACCGCGCGCGGCCTGCCCACCGGGGTGATCGGCAAGATCGGGCTCGCCGTCTCGCCGGCAAAGCCGAGCCGAGTGTGGGCGATCATCGAGCACGATTCCGGGGGAGTGTACCGGAGCGACGACGCCGGCGCGTCCTGGTCGTACATCAACCGGGACCGCAAGCTGCGCCAGCGCGCGTGGTACTACTCGCAGCTCACGGCCGACCCGAAGGACACCAACGTGGTCTACGCGCTCAACGTCGGCTTCTACCGGTCGCGTGACGGTGGCGTGACCTTCCGCGAGTCGATCAACGTCCCCCACGGCGACAACCACGACCTCTGGATCGCGCCCAACGATCCGCAGCGCATGGTGGAGGCCAACGACGGCGGCGCCACCGTGTCCACGAACGGTGGCCGCACCTGGACCGACGAGGAGTTCCCGACCGCGCAGTGGTACCACGTCGACCTCACCAACGAGTACCCCTACACCATCTGCGGCGCCCAGCAGGACAACTCCACGCTCTGCGGCCCGAGCCGCAAGCCGGGTGGCGTGCAGCTCTCCGACTGGATCGAGTCCGGCGGTGGCGAGTCGGGCTACGTGACGCCGCATCCCACCAAGCCGTGGATCATCTTCGCCGGCAGCTACGGCGGGTTGCTCACGCGCCGCGACCAGCGCACGGGCTTCACGCGCGACATCTCGGTGTACCCGAACAATCCGATGGGCGAGTCGTCCGAGGACATCAAGATCCGCTTCCAATGGACGTTCCCGATCGTCTTCTCGCGACACAACCCCAACGTGCTGTACGCGGGCGGCTCGCGGCTCTTCCGTTCCACCAACGAAGGCGCGAGCTGGACGATGATCGGGCCCGAGTTCTCGCGCGCGGACAAGCGCACCATGGGCGCTTCGGGCGGACCGATCACCAAGGACCAGACGGGTGTCGAGACCTACGCGCTGATCTTTGCGTTCGACGAGTCGCCGGTTCGGCCCGGCGTGCTCTGGGTCGGCAGCGACGACGGCCTCGTGTGGATTTCGCAGGACAATGGCGTCACGTGGAAGAACGTCACGCCGCCCGACATCGGCGACTTCACCCGCGTCTCCATCATCGAGCCGTCGAACTTCGACGCGGGCACGGCCTACATCGCGGCCAACCGCTACCAGCAGGGCGACAAGACCCCGATCATCTACAAGACCACCGACTACGGCCGCTCATGGAAGCGGATCGTGAACGGCATCGCGCCCGATCACTTCCTGCGCGTCGTGCGCGAAGATCCCAAGCGCCGAGGGTTGCTCTTTGCGGGCACTGAACGCGGCGTGTACCTCTCGTTCGACGACGGCGAGCAGTGGCAGTCGCTGCGCCGCAACCTGCCGCTCGTGCCGGTGCATGACCTGCGCATCCGCGACGAGGACGTGGTGCTCGCCACGCACGGCCGCGGCTTCTGGGTGATGGACAACATCTCCGCGATCCGGCAGCTCACGCCCACGGTGACCGCGAAGTCGGCGCACCTGTTCGCACCGCCTGACGCGTTCCGCACGGACTGGGGCGGTGGGTTCTTCGCGCAGCTCGCAGCCCTCGCCGGCGGCGGCCCTGGGCTCGGCGCCAATCCGCCGTCGGGCGCGCTGGTGCAGTACTACGTCAAGGAACCGAACCAGCGCATCACGCTCGACTTCCTCGACGCCGCGGGTACGGTCATCCGCTCGTTCACGAGCGAGCAGGATCCGCTGACCGCGGCCGACTCGCTGCGCATGGAGGGGCAGAAGGCCGCGGCCATCGATTCGATGGTCAAGGCTGGCGCCTCGCGTGACTCGGCAACAAAGACCATCACCGCGCGCTTCGCCGACCCGCGCGCGGCGATGCAAAACGTCGACATGGAGGAGTTCTTCAGCCGACCGCCGCGCCCACCGCGCGTGCCGAACAAAGCCGGGCTCAACACGTTCGCGTGGGACATGCGCTATCCCGATGCGGTGCGGTTCGAGGGGATGATCATGTGGGCCGCGGGCGTGACGGGGCCGGTGGCGCCGCCGGGGACGTTTGCCGTGCGCCTGACGACGGGCGGTGAGAGCCAGACGCAGCGGTTCCGCATCCGCAAGGACCCGCGGACCGATGCCACCGACGCGCAGCTGGTCGAACAGTTCCGGCTGCTGCTGGCCATCCGCGACAAGACGACGGAAGCCAACAACGCCGTGCGCATGGCGCGCAACATGCGCTTCAATGTCACCGACCGTACGGGCAGACTCTCGGCGCAACAGCAGGCCGAGTTCACCGCGATCGCCGACGCGATGATGGCGGAGGTGAGCGCGAGTGAGGGCGAGGTGTATCAGGTGCGCAACCAGTCGTCCCAGGACCCGCTCAACTATCCCATCAAGCTCAACAACAAGATCGCGGCGCTGGCCGGCACGGTGGGAACCGGCGAATACGCACCGACGCGACAGAGTGTGGCCGTGTTCAACGAACTCGTGACCAAACTGGACGCGCAGACCAGGGCCATGAACCGCGCGATGGACACCAACCTGCCGAAGCTCAACGCGATCCTGCGTGCGGCCGGGCTCGCGGAGCTGCGCAAGAGCACCGACGAGATCACGAAGGAGAAGCCGCCGGTCGCGATGTAG
- a CDS encoding DEAD/DEAH box helicase: protein MSFASLQLHPALLQGLKELGFTKPTPIQGDAIPPAAGGRDVLACAMTGSGKTLAFLLPVLHRLLAQKRGVTRALVLTPTRELAAQVLEELNAVAVHSPLVGAAIFGGVGMGPQEHAFRSGVDVIVATPGRLLDHLRHPYASLAHVEYLVLDEADRMLDMGFLPDIRRVLKHVPSKRQTLFFSATMPAPIVELTREMLRDPATINLARKAAPAHGITQAVYPVPQELKSALLLELLTRDLMEQALVFTRTKHRANRLWEYLTKHGVAAARIHGNRSQAQRTLALAGFKDGTQRVLVATDIAARGIDVEALGHVVNFDVPLASEDYIHRVGRTARAELTGEAYTFVAPDEEGDLKAIERAVGKALPRVTLPDFDYAARPAARLEIPLSERLAAHRAQRKTARERTQARDRGTAPSRPATTPPRERSSSQRDARSATPARERSTGARGAHPPAQPRTHGSGASEGAGGAPRRRRKRRGGRGGGSGPYRSDSA, encoded by the coding sequence GTGTCGTTCGCTTCACTGCAGCTGCACCCCGCGCTCCTCCAGGGCCTCAAGGAACTGGGCTTTACCAAGCCGACCCCGATCCAGGGCGACGCCATCCCGCCGGCGGCCGGCGGGCGTGACGTGCTCGCCTGCGCGATGACGGGCAGCGGCAAGACGCTCGCGTTCCTGCTCCCCGTCCTGCACCGCCTGCTCGCGCAGAAGCGGGGCGTCACGCGGGCGCTGGTACTCACCCCCACGCGCGAACTCGCGGCGCAGGTGCTCGAAGAACTGAACGCGGTGGCGGTTCATTCGCCCCTGGTCGGGGCGGCGATCTTTGGCGGCGTGGGCATGGGGCCGCAGGAGCACGCCTTCCGGAGCGGCGTCGACGTCATCGTCGCGACGCCTGGCCGCCTGCTCGACCACCTGCGGCACCCGTATGCGTCGCTCGCGCACGTGGAGTACCTCGTGCTGGACGAGGCCGACCGCATGCTCGACATGGGCTTCCTCCCCGACATCCGGCGCGTGCTCAAGCACGTGCCGTCAAAGCGGCAAACGCTCTTCTTCAGCGCGACGATGCCGGCGCCCATCGTCGAACTCACGCGCGAAATGCTGCGCGATCCGGCAACGATCAACCTCGCCCGCAAGGCGGCGCCGGCGCACGGCATCACGCAGGCCGTCTACCCGGTTCCGCAGGAACTCAAGTCCGCGCTGCTCCTCGAACTGCTCACGCGCGACCTCATGGAGCAAGCGCTGGTGTTCACGCGGACCAAACACCGCGCGAACCGGCTCTGGGAGTATCTCACCAAACACGGCGTCGCGGCCGCGCGGATCCACGGCAACCGGTCGCAGGCACAGCGCACGCTCGCCCTCGCCGGCTTCAAGGATGGCACGCAGCGCGTTCTGGTCGCCACCGACATCGCCGCGCGCGGCATCGACGTCGAAGCGCTCGGCCACGTGGTGAACTTCGACGTGCCCCTGGCCTCGGAGGACTACATCCATCGCGTCGGCCGCACCGCCCGCGCCGAGCTGACGGGTGAGGCCTACACGTTTGTTGCGCCAGACGAAGAGGGCGATCTCAAGGCCATCGAGCGCGCCGTGGGCAAGGCGCTGCCCCGGGTGACGTTGCCCGACTTCGACTACGCGGCCCGACCAGCCGCCAGGCTCGAGATCCCGCTGTCGGAGCGGCTCGCGGCACACCGCGCGCAGCGCAAGACCGCGCGCGAGCGAACGCAGGCGCGCGACCGCGGCACCGCACCTTCACGCCCGGCCACCACGCCACCGCGCGAACGCTCGTCCTCGCAGCGAGACGCGCGGTCGGCCACGCCCGCTCGCGAGCGCTCGACCGGGGCACGCGGCGCTCACCCACCGGCGCAACCACGTACGCACGGATCAGGCGCGAGCGAGGGGGCCGGCGGCGCTCCGCGTCGGCGCCGAAAGCGGCGCGGGGGCCGTGGAGGTGGCTCCGGCCCCTACCGCAGCGACTCAGCCTGA
- a CDS encoding SDR family oxidoreductase, giving the protein MTFVPDVLKGRVAFVAGGTSGINLGIARTLGEFGARVAVLSRNAERVQGAVDALRAAGVDAAGHVGDVREYAAMERAMTACAEWGGGIDIVVSGAAGNFLAPANELSSNGFRTVVDIDLNGTFNVLRSAWPLLRRPGASIINISAPQATEAYFGQAHVSAAKAGVEMLTRSLASEWGREGVRVNAIVPGPILDTEGMARLAASEEIRAAWLDANPMRRFGTAREVANVAVFLCTEAASYVNGAIVHCDGGQVLGGMRDFSASWAAIKERARRV; this is encoded by the coding sequence ATGACGTTCGTGCCTGACGTGCTGAAGGGCCGCGTGGCGTTCGTCGCCGGCGGGACGAGCGGCATCAACCTCGGAATTGCCAGAACGCTCGGCGAGTTCGGCGCGCGTGTCGCCGTGCTGAGCCGCAATGCCGAGCGCGTGCAGGGCGCCGTGGACGCGCTCCGTGCGGCCGGCGTGGACGCGGCCGGTCACGTGGGTGATGTGCGCGAATACGCCGCGATGGAGCGAGCGATGACGGCGTGCGCGGAGTGGGGTGGCGGGATCGACATCGTCGTGTCGGGAGCGGCCGGCAACTTTCTCGCGCCGGCCAACGAACTGTCGTCGAACGGCTTTCGCACCGTGGTCGATATCGACCTCAATGGCACCTTCAACGTGCTGCGCAGCGCCTGGCCGCTGCTGCGCCGACCTGGCGCTTCCATCATCAACATCTCCGCACCGCAGGCCACGGAGGCGTATTTTGGCCAGGCACACGTGAGCGCGGCGAAAGCCGGCGTGGAGATGCTGACGCGTTCGCTCGCGAGCGAGTGGGGGCGCGAAGGCGTGCGCGTCAACGCCATCGTGCCGGGGCCGATCCTGGATACGGAGGGCATGGCGCGGCTCGCGGCGAGCGAGGAGATTCGAGCAGCATGGCTCGACGCCAATCCCATGCGCCGCTTCGGCACGGCTCGCGAGGTGGCCAACGTGGCCGTGTTTCTCTGCACGGAGGCAGCTTCTTACGTGAATGGCGCCATCGTCCATTGTGATGGCGGGCAGGTGCTCGGCGGCATGCGCGACTTCTCGGCGAGCTGGGCCGCGATCAAGGAGCGCGCACGGCGCGTGTAG